The Arthrobacter sp. V1I7 genome includes a region encoding these proteins:
- a CDS encoding IS110 family transposase, with product MTIVAQTRPFVIGVDCHARTHTYAIIEASTKQQVACEQFPTTSTGISRALAWVGRRTDGDVACLWAVEGIGSYGARLARAVTDAGYDVAEAPRMNARGRRAIGKSDPLDAAAIGTAVLALEESQLRVPRRDEGTRAGLRILSAARDQLTRERTMNVNALIALLRAHDLGIDARKPLVPAQIATITRWRERQEQIELSIAREEAVRLARRVLEVTTQLTANQKRMTELIQQSPAAPLLEMVGAGAVTVATVLTAWSHPGRVRSEAAFASLAGVNPLPASSGNTVRHRLNRGGDRRLNRALHTITMTRMAHDPGTRDYVAKRTQEGRSYREIRRSLKRYIARILYRQLNSLYATEAPAPAPTLPGQTLAE from the coding sequence TTGACCATCGTTGCGCAGACCCGCCCATTTGTAATCGGCGTGGACTGCCACGCCCGCACCCACACTTACGCCATCATCGAGGCCAGTACCAAGCAACAGGTCGCGTGCGAGCAGTTTCCGACCACCTCGACAGGGATTTCCCGGGCACTTGCGTGGGTCGGCCGACGGACAGACGGCGATGTCGCCTGTCTATGGGCCGTTGAGGGCATCGGCTCTTACGGGGCACGTCTGGCCAGGGCAGTAACCGACGCTGGCTATGACGTCGCCGAAGCTCCACGGATGAACGCCCGAGGGCGCCGGGCGATCGGCAAATCCGACCCGCTAGACGCCGCAGCCATCGGAACCGCAGTCCTGGCCTTAGAGGAGTCCCAGCTTCGAGTCCCCCGCCGGGATGAAGGAACCCGTGCCGGACTCAGGATCTTGAGCGCAGCCCGGGATCAGTTGACCCGGGAACGAACAATGAATGTCAATGCACTCATCGCCTTACTCCGGGCACACGATCTGGGAATCGACGCTCGTAAACCGCTGGTTCCCGCCCAGATCGCCACGATCACCAGATGGCGGGAACGACAGGAACAGATCGAACTATCGATCGCGCGCGAGGAAGCAGTCCGGTTGGCGCGCCGCGTTCTCGAAGTGACCACCCAGCTGACTGCGAACCAGAAGCGCATGACAGAGCTGATCCAGCAAAGCCCCGCGGCACCGCTGTTGGAGATGGTGGGCGCCGGGGCTGTCACAGTCGCTACCGTCCTGACAGCTTGGTCGCATCCAGGAAGGGTTCGAAGCGAAGCTGCCTTCGCCTCACTGGCAGGGGTAAATCCCTTGCCAGCCTCAAGCGGTAACACTGTCCGGCACAGGCTCAACCGGGGCGGTGATAGGCGCCTCAACCGAGCCTTGCACACCATCACCATGACCAGGATGGCCCACGACCCCGGAACACGGGACTACGTCGCCAAACGCACCCAAGAAGGCCGCAGCTACCGCGAAATCCGCAGATCCCTCAAGCGCTACATCGCCCGAATCCTCTACCGCCAACTCAACTCCCTTTACGCCACCGAGGCACCGGCCCCAGCCCCCACGTTGCCGGGGCAGACCCTTGCGGAATAA
- a CDS encoding recombinase family protein: MKIGYARVSTNNQDLTAQRNALLALGVEEKQIFVDHGLTGSTRVRPGLREAMAACRAGDTLVVTKLDRLARSLSDARDIADELTAKGVVLSLGGSTHDPTDPVGRLLFNVLGMVAEFEADLIRARTREGMAVAKAKGRLKGKQPKLSKTQRKHLLTLHDAGEHTQAELAELFRVSRTTVYRELQRRIM, encoded by the coding sequence ATGAAGATCGGTTATGCCAGGGTCTCGACAAACAACCAAGACCTAACCGCCCAACGAAACGCTCTCCTTGCCCTTGGTGTTGAAGAGAAGCAGATCTTCGTCGATCACGGACTGACGGGATCTACCCGGGTGCGCCCTGGACTCCGTGAAGCGATGGCGGCATGCCGAGCCGGCGATACGCTGGTGGTGACCAAGCTGGACCGTTTGGCGCGTTCCCTTTCCGATGCCCGGGATATAGCCGACGAGCTGACGGCCAAAGGGGTAGTCCTCAGTCTCGGCGGCAGCACCCACGATCCGACTGACCCCGTAGGCCGGCTGCTGTTCAACGTCCTGGGAATGGTGGCCGAGTTTGAGGCAGATCTGATCCGGGCGCGCACCCGCGAGGGCATGGCGGTCGCAAAAGCGAAGGGCCGACTGAAAGGCAAGCAGCCAAAATTGTCCAAGACGCAGCGGAAGCATCTTCTGACACTGCACGACGCCGGTGAGCATACGCAGGCCGAACTGGCCGAACTGTTCCGGGTATCCCGGACGACGGTGTACCGCGAGCTCCAAAGGCGCATCATGTGA